The proteins below are encoded in one region of Cetobacterium somerae ATCC BAA-474:
- a CDS encoding FMN-binding protein, with product MKKFIMSMLVVLSAVAFGAEVKEGTGLGYADDIKVAVTMDGDKIVAIEVKENSDTPGIANPAIEQLTKKVIEAQSSQVDTVAGATYTSEGFLEAVNNATGK from the coding sequence ATGAAAAAATTTATAATGTCAATGTTGGTAGTTTTATCAGCAGTAGCTTTTGGAGCTGAAGTAAAAGAAGGAACTGGATTAGGATATGCAGATGATATAAAAGTGGCAGTAACAATGGATGGAGACAAAATTGTTGCAATCGAAGTAAAAGAGAATAGCGACACTCCAGGAATTGCAAATCCAGCAATTGAGCAATTAACAAAGAAGGTTATAGAGGCACAATCATCTCAAGTAGATACAGTAGCAGGAGCTACATATACTTCTGAGGGATTCTTAGAAGCAGTAAATAACGCAACAGGAAAGTAA